A section of the Chryseobacterium ginsenosidimutans genome encodes:
- a CDS encoding bestrophin family protein: MLILSIVPTMLFYFLGWKWLAIPWVPVALLGTATAFISGFKNTQTYNRSWEARQIYGAIINNSRSFGILVKDFIRTDDKVKESALHQQIIYRHFAWLTVLRFQLRETKSWEHIKTKSYNKEYLQYYNVPEWETKVEDELKLFLSDNELQYVLSTKNRATQIIALQSAQLRKLNEEGKISDYNYTALENQFKELYDQQGKCERIKNFPYPRQFSSINLYFTNALCFLLPLGFLGEFSKMTEKFGDNIIWLTVPFSVLLGWVFLVLELIGESTENPFEGNANDIPITQISRNIEIDLREMLGEKELPPAIQPVNNIVM; this comes from the coding sequence ATGCTTATTTTAAGTATTGTTCCCACAATGCTTTTTTATTTTCTAGGCTGGAAGTGGCTTGCAATTCCGTGGGTTCCTGTGGCATTGCTTGGAACAGCTACGGCATTTATTTCGGGGTTCAAAAATACCCAAACTTATAACCGAAGCTGGGAAGCACGCCAGATCTATGGTGCGATCATTAATAACAGCCGTAGTTTTGGCATTTTGGTAAAAGATTTTATAAGAACGGATGATAAAGTAAAAGAATCTGCTTTACATCAGCAAATCATTTATCGTCATTTTGCGTGGCTTACTGTATTAAGATTTCAGCTTAGAGAAACAAAAAGCTGGGAACATATAAAAACAAAAAGTTACAATAAAGAATATCTGCAATACTATAATGTTCCTGAATGGGAAACCAAAGTTGAAGATGAACTCAAGCTGTTTTTAAGCGATAATGAGCTTCAGTATGTGCTTTCTACTAAAAATAGGGCAACACAAATTATTGCTTTACAGTCTGCCCAGTTGAGAAAATTAAATGAAGAGGGTAAAATTTCAGATTACAATTATACTGCGCTTGAAAATCAGTTCAAAGAATTGTATGATCAGCAGGGAAAATGTGAAAGGATCAAAAATTTCCCTTATCCAAGGCAGTTTTCAAGCATTAATCTCTATTTCACAAATGCTTTGTGCTTTTTGCTTCCTTTAGGATTTTTAGGAGAGTTTTCTAAAATGACAGAGAAATTTGGAGACAATATAATCTGGCTTACCGTTCCGTTCAGTGTGCTTTTAGGCTGGGTATTTCTGGTTTTGGAATTGATAGGTGAGAGTACGGAAAATCCGTTTGAAGGCAATGCCAATGATATCCCTATCACCCAAATCAGCAGGAATATAGAAATTGATCTGCGTGAAATGCTTGGTGAAAAAGAACTTCCACCTGCCATACAGCCTGTTAATAATATTGTCATGTAA
- a CDS encoding potassium channel family protein, translating to MTIKKLQERKYEILLLALMQHLFVGIFLTDMDFYTRFIWPLNMLILGLGSIFLITEKHSWRHWFRNLHFIVILLLPIGIPFFNDLPWYFTFLNINYVIFFCFILVEVLRFLIKPGYINTDIISASICGYMLLIEISVFSLQFFQYRDPASFKGVDISSPALTFMDLVYFCSITFTSIGFGDITPNTHVTKLITAFIGIAGQFYTVVLVGILISKFSSKN from the coding sequence ATGACCATTAAAAAGTTACAGGAAAGAAAGTACGAGATCCTCTTATTAGCTCTGATGCAACATTTATTTGTAGGAATATTTCTTACAGATATGGATTTTTATACCCGTTTTATATGGCCGCTCAATATGCTGATATTAGGGCTGGGATCTATCTTTTTAATTACGGAGAAGCACAGCTGGAGGCATTGGTTCAGGAATCTGCATTTTATTGTCATTTTATTATTACCTATTGGAATTCCTTTTTTTAACGACCTTCCATGGTATTTTACATTTTTGAATATCAATTATGTAATATTTTTCTGTTTTATTCTTGTAGAAGTACTCCGGTTTCTCATAAAACCGGGATATATCAATACAGATATTATTTCTGCATCTATATGTGGTTATATGTTACTGATAGAAATTTCGGTTTTTTCACTGCAGTTTTTCCAGTATCGTGATCCGGCGTCTTTTAAAGGAGTTGATATATCATCTCCAGCTCTTACATTTATGGATTTGGTCTACTTCTGTTCTATTACTTTTACAAGTATTGGTTTTGGAGACATTACCCCCAACACGCATGTTACAAAATTAATCACTGCTTTTATTGGGATTGCAGGCCAGTTTTATACTGTTGTATTGGTCGGTATCCTGATCAGCAAATTTTCATCAAAAAATTAA
- a CDS encoding nuclear transport factor 2 family protein → MKKSIIFTIAICLFSFTACGQQNSSSNNKTKKTQQKDNNMDTSKLTNNIVKEVFEAWQKGDGQTFLSYFIADAKLYDDGNPRDFKKFVKDACGHERFTTVDKVENDGKDIYGNFHTESWGDFRTYFKFHFDADGKISRLDIGQAN, encoded by the coding sequence ATGAAAAAAAGCATAATATTTACTATTGCAATATGCCTGTTCAGCTTTACAGCCTGCGGACAGCAGAATTCTTCCTCAAATAATAAAACTAAAAAAACACAACAAAAAGATAATAATATGGATACGAGTAAATTAACAAATAATATCGTAAAAGAAGTTTTTGAAGCATGGCAAAAAGGAGACGGTCAAACTTTTTTGTCTTACTTCATAGCAGATGCAAAATTATATGATGATGGAAATCCGAGGGACTTTAAAAAATTTGTAAAGGATGCTTGCGGACATGAGCGTTTTACAACCGTCGATAAAGTAGAAAATGACGGAAAGGATATTTATGGAAATTTTCATACAGAAAGCTGGGGTGATTTTAGAACCTATTTTAAATTTCATTTCGATGCAGACGGAAAAATTTCACGTCTTGATATCGGACAGGCCAATTAA
- a CDS encoding DoxX family protein, which produces MILKIFNGALIVLAVFMGIKQGYAMLAGKSEMMEMFGKWGFSKTALAINGAITIIAALLILFPKTFVWGNFLMAAGILLIICLHLLDKDLKGVLIELPFLLLNLAIIYLQYPLKNV; this is translated from the coding sequence ATGATTCTAAAAATTTTCAATGGAGCATTGATCGTTTTAGCTGTATTTATGGGTATCAAACAAGGGTATGCCATGTTAGCAGGAAAATCTGAAATGATGGAAATGTTTGGCAAATGGGGATTTAGCAAAACAGCATTAGCGATAAATGGTGCCATTACGATCATTGCAGCATTACTGATCTTATTCCCTAAAACTTTTGTCTGGGGAAACTTTCTGATGGCAGCAGGAATATTACTCATCATTTGTCTGCATCTTCTGGATAAAGATCTGAAAGGAGTTCTTATTGAGCTTCCATTTTTATTACTGAATTTGGCTATTATTTACCTGCAATATCCATTAAAGAATGTATAA
- a CDS encoding type 1 glutamine amidotransferase domain-containing protein, with amino-acid sequence MSNQNNVIKRRGQHNFPKKKVLCLVSNAALLEGMQVGFFAEEMTRPFFDFINAGYDVDVASPNGGAVIFDAHSNPENPHGAYPNDLISIGFVHHTTFGKWMENTIPISNINVADYDAVCVAGGGAPLITFKDDVKLHQLIADFYEAGKITCLICHGTSLLLWTKLSDGKLLADGKTWTGFADSEEEMINQMFGKKVNEYTIETEARKNNQTTFEVAGPLEPFAIRDGRLITAQQQHSSYLASQMVIEALSK; translated from the coding sequence ATGAGCAATCAGAACAATGTTATAAAAAGAAGGGGACAGCATAATTTCCCAAAGAAGAAAGTATTATGTTTAGTCTCTAATGCTGCACTACTAGAAGGTATGCAGGTGGGCTTTTTTGCCGAAGAAATGACAAGGCCTTTCTTCGACTTTATCAACGCAGGATATGATGTAGATGTGGCATCTCCTAATGGTGGTGCAGTAATCTTTGATGCACACAGCAACCCGGAAAACCCTCATGGAGCTTATCCCAATGATTTGATAAGTATTGGTTTTGTCCACCATACAACGTTTGGTAAATGGATGGAAAATACGATCCCTATTTCCAATATAAATGTTGCCGATTACGATGCAGTTTGTGTAGCGGGAGGAGGAGCTCCATTGATTACCTTTAAAGATGACGTAAAGCTACACCAATTAATTGCAGATTTTTACGAAGCAGGAAAGATTACCTGTTTAATTTGCCACGGAACATCTTTGCTGTTATGGACAAAATTGAGTGACGGTAAACTATTAGCGGATGGTAAAACTTGGACCGGTTTTGCTGATAGTGAGGAAGAAATGATTAACCAGATGTTCGGGAAAAAGGTAAACGAATATACGATTGAAACTGAAGCTCGGAAAAATAATCAAACTACTTTTGAAGTTGCGGGTCCCTTAGAGCCTTTCGCAATTAGAGATGGCAGGCTGATTACTGCACAACAGCAGCACAGCAGTTATTTGGCATCACAGATGGTTATCGAAGCCCTTTCTAAATAA
- a CDS encoding TMEM175 family protein, with product MRRERFDAITDAILAIIITLMVLEIKIPELTLNNVSNILIQIFIYGISFITIAIIWLNHHNIFAKIEKVDINSVWINFGLLFMISFIPSATEHLNVSFFNVANHIFYGIVTGCVVFFYALLQQRVTSSEKSKTFILSRRMSWWVMVLYFLSIPLSFISVYISGCIFLFIPILYFIQTKR from the coding sequence ATGAGAAGAGAACGCTTTGATGCCATTACAGATGCAATTCTGGCAATTATTATCACTTTGATGGTGCTCGAAATTAAAATACCTGAACTTACACTGAATAATGTATCAAATATTTTAATTCAGATCTTTATTTATGGAATAAGCTTTATTACAATCGCAATTATCTGGTTAAATCATCATAATATTTTTGCCAAGATAGAAAAAGTAGATATTAATTCGGTCTGGATAAATTTTGGACTGCTTTTTATGATTTCATTTATACCGAGTGCCACAGAACATTTAAACGTATCATTTTTTAATGTGGCAAATCATATATTTTATGGCATTGTAACTGGTTGTGTCGTTTTCTTTTATGCCTTGCTACAACAGCGCGTAACAAGTTCTGAAAAAAGCAAAACATTTATATTATCCAGAAGGATGAGTTGGTGGGTTATGGTACTGTACTTTTTAAGCATTCCGCTGAGTTTTATCAGTGTATATATTTCCGGATGTATCTTTTTATTCATCCCGATTCTTTATTTTATACAGACAAAAAGATGA
- a CDS encoding DUF2490 domain-containing protein, which translates to MSLIKLKIKPNLSGITMMFILILGIHLKAQDIDGVSSFFVGGVSIDIPKNNKLLLYTGYSPTDNVKAFLALPSFKINKYLTLTPGYTYVNVDLDNGTTLTEHQLLAMATLNFPIEKNWTLADRNTYFHRFRNNLDDLSFYRNRLGIIHKTEVLKKEVSIFLHDEMYLSLDTGQFTRNRVILGGDIKLLKWLTPQIMLMYQSDKTTGNKILGWLVFTVPLGKI; encoded by the coding sequence ATGAGCCTTATTAAACTGAAAATTAAGCCCAATCTTTCCGGAATAACGATGATGTTTATCCTTATTTTAGGCATACATCTGAAAGCTCAGGATATTGATGGCGTAAGCTCCTTTTTCGTGGGCGGTGTAAGTATAGATATTCCTAAAAACAATAAGCTGTTGCTTTATACCGGTTACAGTCCTACTGATAATGTAAAGGCATTTTTGGCTTTACCCAGCTTTAAGATTAACAAATATTTGACGCTTACACCCGGTTATACCTACGTCAATGTAGATTTGGACAATGGCACTACACTTACAGAACATCAGTTGTTGGCGATGGCCACTCTGAACTTTCCTATTGAAAAAAACTGGACTCTGGCTGACAGAAACACTTATTTTCACAGGTTTAGAAATAATCTTGATGATCTCTCTTTTTACAGGAACCGATTAGGAATTATACATAAAACAGAAGTTTTAAAAAAAGAGGTCAGCATTTTTTTACATGATGAAATGTATCTGAGTCTTGATACCGGGCAGTTTACACGAAACCGAGTTATTTTGGGTGGTGATATAAAACTCTTAAAATGGCTTACGCCTCAGATAATGTTGATGTATCAAAGTGATAAAACAACAGGCAACAAAATTCTGGGATGGCTTGTATTCACAGTACCGTTGGGGAAAATTTGA
- a CDS encoding YaiO family outer membrane beta-barrel protein, translating to MKRYKAFLLLLLLPITMSAQQNPTADELFAKARTTAFEQKDYSTSIALAKEALEKAPNYTDISIFLGRLYTWNKDVASARAVFEELGKKGVKDEDYFVAYASLEYWNDQNTNAIKLIDDGLSNHPSSEALWLLKAKVYFGINDYAEAEKAIAALLLINPKNTEARALAVRINELSSKNAIGIVYNYSHFDKQFGDDWHIIGVSYKRITSLGSIILRGNYANKFAQSGTQIELEAYPRLSKIFYLYVGGGYSNDVGIFPKYRTGVSLNANLPHSFEAEIGYRQLYFTNNIWMYTASVGKYYKNFWFNLRTYITPDNKNISHSYTATVRYYTKSAQDYFAFQIGTGISPEESRNNLLENETFKLKTFKVGAEYNFSVHANSFSLGTMYYNQEYRPNEKGNQFDITLGYTRKF from the coding sequence ATGAAAAGATATAAAGCCTTTTTATTACTGCTATTATTACCCATTACGATGTCGGCACAGCAAAATCCCACTGCTGATGAGCTGTTTGCAAAAGCCCGTACTACGGCTTTTGAGCAGAAAGATTATAGTACATCTATTGCTCTTGCAAAAGAAGCATTGGAAAAAGCTCCCAATTATACTGATATTTCTATTTTTTTAGGAAGACTATATACATGGAACAAAGATGTTGCTTCTGCTAGAGCCGTATTTGAAGAACTTGGAAAAAAGGGAGTAAAGGATGAGGATTATTTTGTTGCTTATGCTTCTCTGGAGTATTGGAACGATCAAAATACAAACGCCATTAAGCTGATTGATGATGGATTATCCAATCATCCTTCATCTGAAGCGTTATGGTTATTAAAAGCAAAGGTTTATTTTGGAATTAATGATTATGCTGAAGCAGAAAAAGCGATTGCCGCTCTTTTATTGATCAATCCAAAAAATACAGAAGCAAGAGCACTTGCTGTGAGAATAAATGAGCTTTCTTCAAAAAATGCAATAGGCATTGTTTATAATTATTCACACTTTGATAAACAATTCGGGGATGACTGGCATATTATAGGCGTAAGTTATAAAAGAATAACTTCGTTGGGATCAATAATCCTGCGGGGAAATTACGCCAATAAGTTTGCACAGAGCGGTACACAAATAGAATTGGAGGCTTATCCAAGATTGTCTAAGATATTTTATCTTTATGTAGGAGGTGGATATTCTAACGACGTAGGTATTTTTCCGAAATACCGTACGGGAGTTTCACTTAATGCCAATTTACCACACAGTTTTGAAGCGGAAATAGGATACCGACAGCTTTATTTCACTAACAATATCTGGATGTATACTGCTTCCGTAGGTAAATATTATAAGAATTTCTGGTTTAATTTGCGAACTTATATTACCCCGGACAACAAAAATATTTCACATTCTTATACAGCAACTGTACGTTACTATACAAAAAGTGCCCAGGATTATTTTGCCTTTCAGATAGGAACGGGAATTAGCCCGGAAGAAAGCCGCAACAATCTTTTAGAGAATGAAACCTTTAAATTGAAGACTTTCAAAGTTGGTGCTGAATATAACTTTTCTGTCCACGCAAATTCGTTTTCACTAGGGACAATGTATTATAATCAGGAATACCGACCGAATGAAAAAGGTAATCAATTCGATATAACGTTAGGATACACGAGAAAATTTTAA